DNA from Phragmites australis chromosome 16, lpPhrAust1.1, whole genome shotgun sequence:
tagcagatacaatattatgaagcttgtaatatattctaatttgttgttcacctatttgttgaaccatgaagccttaaatcattatcatggctcatggtggtcttcccgagcttcttcagcagcggtacgacgagaaccataggggaaggatgatattcacaggacaacaggtaccacgtttatatgtgctatttcattggTACGAGAATTTTGAACTAACgctgtacatgtattggataactcatgcagttgggtccgttacgagcccggagtgtgcacaagattaaggagttggaccctcgattccacgagccactcgcacgggcgggactactacctttcgctctcatgatggccggagctcccatggaggtcggtggtaggacacctctcccggcaattgatgaggcactggtcacaggtctcgtcgaccgctggcgtcctgagacacacactttccactttccttttggtgagatggcagTAACACtgcgggacgtggccatgctgaccgggctgccaataaggggtgccccgttaatagtttcgcgacccgcaagggagcagtggaagggttatgttgcagataggtaattatttgttatgtaatgcatttaaaatattacagtgctattaaagcgtcattgaccatctgcatcttataggtttggtgtgcaatacgacgggaaggatgctggcctctccatgtcctgggttcatgggctgacacagttcggtccatgcccactggatgcggacgagaatacacttatgcaacactatgaggtgtacttatacgtcctgctcggaggcatcatgttctgcaacacggcaggcgattatgtcgtcccacatattgtatggttagcagcccacctcgcgtcacatccttatgagcctacatcttacagttggggatctgcagtgttggctgcaacctacagaggattgtgtgatgcaacccagcgaacAAAGAGGAAGGCAACCATTACAGGGTGCTTACATCTCTTACAGTtatggagttgggagtacctcTCGATTTccagaccttgggtgctcaagtgctactacccagttcacatctctgatggcattgcagatgacataaggccaacgatggggtatcggtggattcatgccaggctaagatggagtcagcagcaagaccatggtaactactccaggGTGATAAGTGACCTGGACATCCTTAGCGCTGATCTAGTGgattgggatccatggcgtatggcacgagtaaaagaaattgcagatggtggactcctggcatcctcttgtagccgtgacgcagacttatggttgaccacatgcttcttgttgtacatgaactgcgtggaagtatattctccagaacgtgtacagaggcagttcaggtaccgacaggtggtgcctGTTCCAGCACCACGAGACGCCggacgggcgcacgagtaagtgtgttattgtatgttgccttagtacattggttatccatgttaacaaattataactgtttatgtcacgtacaggtgGAGCTCAAAGGGGGGCGGAGGCACGCAGGACTGGGCATCCAAGAATGCCGAGTACATACGGAGGTGGACAGAATCAGCTGCGGTGGACTACCTTGCTTGGTACCGTCCGCGTACTGGGACTACCTTGCTTGGTACCGTCCGCGCAcacgtgccaccttactcagcggacctgtacagctgggccccagacccttccccgaggatcgtgcccgcctacttcatgttgtggtaagtgatgcgttacttatattggttttctttggaaaatctgtgtattactgacatgtccctcatcttatacagactgaagaggcgtatgagatgcatacgcaAGCGGATCAACCTTTTGGAGAACCAAGCAGGTCATCATCGCAGAGGGATCGTAACCCTCTCCGGGAGTACATGAGGACAAGAGGATCCCGCTTCCTAaacgctatacgtggtctaggtgggtgtgccccgcaatggagggggtacgaccaacatgccatggacccgtctcgtgcctcccacagcaggcggtcctcccacagcaggcggtcATCCAGTGCTCGTGAGGAACCCGTCCGGTCAGAATCACGACATACATCTTCAGCTTCGGCGCATCATGTCTCATGTTCCGgtgctgaggccgaggagtgcacgcagcctcctgcgcccgagcaggttacgctgggttcactagcacctccggctacgatgacacctccggctgcagcatctactcatcaggaggacgtcgttgactacacgcagcagaccccttgctggagcgACCCTAATGCTTTTAACTGGGGTGCTGCAATGCATGCGACCGCCACCTTCACTGATCTACTCGGCGGACAGTCCTCCTATGATCTCAATGAACCTGGAAGTTCACATTGGTACCAGCatggcgagccttcggcacactggactccatcggagcacgttctagggccgtccacacttccgcacgaggatccttcggcatggtacatgcagaGCCGAGTAAGCGGggcgggatacacgttcggtggggttcccacagggcaggcagatgatgatgaagacgaccaagggcacgcaaggcaggggcctgcgcaggctgctgggatgagagccacacacccgccagacgcttacacgccTGGAGATTGTGTGAGGCATCGTCGCCGTTGAGTAGCCAGGACAATttgtcatgacacatgtattattgattttaatgtcgaggtcatccctattatgtcttattcactgtattgttaatttaagaaattctcagtacagaggaaacaatagtagttgtaaagcataagtagcatggaacccggtacagaggttacacataaagagcgaacaacaacaaacattatcatgtacgatacgcctaaagaacataatatcatgccttaagggaataaaatatatagggttacaatagatgcttagggcgaaggaaagtggcgacgcaaattagcgtAAGAATTCCAGGTGCGATGGTCAAAGCTAtccgggtaagatggttgtcgtctccgaggtggttctgggaagttgtaaaaatgagtacgagcaaatccatcatcattttcagggtcatcggtgtcctccggagatggaagcctcggaaggcggggtcgttgtggcatgaaatcgtcgtcgtcgtcatcatcttgaggtttctccgaggtggtaccacgtcctatttccctatcagttgtatggcatctcgatgttgtgcgtgaacgtcttcttgcagtgttcctagaactttctcctgtatttctgttcgaacgtctaggcatggggggcatgaaatcgtcatcgtcttcgtcctcgtcattatctggatgattcgtagaggtcgcctctgtacccctttgattcgctgactgtcgtcgtcttctacacgaaccaggcatcacacccccgccgaagagcatacacatcgtcaagaagtgtgagatttctttgttgatcaactgttcgTCTTCCGGGAAAGCCTGACGCAGAAGAGAACcgttcgaatcaatggaaataagataagtagggtgaccaaatgtttatatgacatacctgaatatgggatgcatactggtctggcgacattactatcgttctttgcctcctagagaaacctatcacagaaggatggtcggccagttcgcggaccctcagatacatttgacgccggtgatacaagagggcgcggttaacctagaacatatgggtcttgcatgcaatttcgccacggcttggattatgttgttctcctttaacggatcatcgtttccttcgcgcacaacctgtaaggaggcattaagtgctatagcgatcgttgcaggtgtccatggaaagcctgtactagaggatcccgccatagatttcTTGCTCACTGACTACCTACGCTCTAtctctgcatcaaaacacggatccatgaatatttaagaaacacgaaataaataaataaaattacatttacaata
Protein-coding regions in this window:
- the LOC133895048 gene encoding serine/threonine-protein phosphatase 7 long form homolog encodes the protein MAHGGLPELLQQRYDENHRGRMIFTGQQLGPLRARSVHKIKELDPRFHEPLARAGLLPFALMMAGAPMEVGGRTPLPAIDEALVTGLVDRWRPETHTFHFPFGEMAVTLRDVAMLTGLPIRGAPLIVSRPAREQWKGYVADRFGVQYDGKDAGLSMSWVHGLTQFGPCPLDADENTLMQHYEVYLYVLLGGIMFCNTAGDYVVPHIVWLAAHLASHPYEPTSYSWGSAVLAATYRGLCDATQRTKRKATITGCLHLLQLWSWEYLSISRPWVLKCYYPVHISDGIADDIRPTMGYRWIHARLRWSQQQDHGNYSRVISDLDILSADLVDWDPWRMARVKEIADGGLLASSCSRDADLWLTTCFLLYMNCVEVYSPERVQRQFRYRQVVPVPAPRDAGRAHEWSSKGGGGTQDWASKNAEYIRRWTESAAVDYLACFGASCLMFRC
- the LOC133894867 gene encoding uncharacterized protein LOC133894867, whose product is MYLRVRELADHPSVIGFSRRQRTIVMSPDQYASHIQAFPEDEQLINKEISHFLTMCMLFGGGVMPGSCRRRRQSANQRGTEATSTNHPDNDEDEDDDDFMPPMPRRSNRNTGESSRNTARRRSRTTSRCHTTDREIGRGTTSEKPQDDDDDDDFMPQRPRLPRLPSPEDTDDPENDDGFARTHFYNFPEPPRRRQPSYPDSFDHRTWNSYANLRRHFPSP